From the Acidobacteriota bacterium genome, the window TTCTCGACGGCGGAAAAGGCCCGCGTGGCCCGCGACCGGTACCGATAGAGGTAGTCCTCCCGGCTGGTCTGGCCGAGCAGGTGTCTCGCGTCCTCGAGAGTGGCCGTGAACGCCCGATTGAACGAGCCGGATCGAATCGTCATCGCGCCGGCGAACGCGACCGCGGCCAGCCCGGCCGCCACGACGCGCCGCCGGCCAGATCCGAGCGTCTGCCTGAGGAGCCACGCCGAGAGCAGTCCGAGCGGGACGAGCGACGGTACGAAGTAGGTCGTGAAGAAGCGTGGGCCGTTGGCGAGCGTGGCCGTGAGCGCGGCCCCCAGCCACAGGACGCCGAGCAGCGCGACACGGCCCGCCGGCGCGGCGCGCCATCGCCAGGCGCACACGGCGACGAAGGCGCTCAACGTGCCCAGCGCCCACACCTCGTCGGTCTTCATCCGCCGCCAGACCTCTCGGGCGAAGCGATCGATGGTGAAGCCCACCCCGTGGTCGCCCACGGCAAGGTAGGCCATGTTGTACTCGACGACGGCCGTCCACATCGCGCCGAGCGTGCCCTGCGCCCACAACCAGCCGACGGCGAGCATCGGAGCGAGGGCGACGCCGGGCAGCGAGAAGACGGCGAACCGCCACGTCCTCGCGGTGTCGGTGACGAACCACGTCCAGGCGAGCGCCAGCGGCCAGTAGATGAGAGCGGTCTGCTTGTAGAGGAACGCGAGGCCCGCCAGCGCACCGACTGCAAACCCCCAGCGTGGCGCGTCTCGGGTGACGGCGAGCACTGTGGCCAACACGATCAGCGCCGCGAGCGGCGTGATGAACGTCTCGGTCACCGCGCGCTCGAGGAAACCGCCGTAGGCGTGCCGAGCGGCTGGCAGCGTGGCGAGCGCGACGAGCGCCGCAGCCAGCCCTCCGAAGCGCGGCGTGACCAGGCGGCGCCCGATCTCGAAGACCGCTGCCACGGTGACGAAGGCGGCCAGGTAGTCGATCCAGAAAATCGAGCTGACGTGGT encodes:
- a CDS encoding glycosyltransferase family 39 protein; the encoded protein is MTTAVAGRQADTPAREARWPLWVALGVVAGVFLVRFPNIVQPMGPDQGVYATIGWGLQHDLALYRDMFEQKPPAIYLTYLLGFQVFGNHVSSIFWIDYLAAFVTVAAVFEIGRRLVTPRFGGLAAALVALATLPAARHAYGGFLERAVTETFITPLAALIVLATVLAVTRDAPRWGFAVGALAGLAFLYKQTALIYWPLALAWTWFVTDTARTWRFAVFSLPGVALAPMLAVGWLWAQGTLGAMWTAVVEYNMAYLAVGDHGVGFTIDRFAREVWRRMKTDEVWALGTLSAFVAVCAWRWRAAPAGRVALLGVLWLGAALTATLANGPRFFTTYFVPSLVPLGLLSAWLLRQTLGSGRRRVVAAGLAAVAFAGAMTIRSGSFNRAFTATLEDARHLLGQTSREDYLYRYRSRATRAFSAVENDRLASHIRSRTEPHERIFVFGMTAGTYFSSQRLPASRFLFAYPAVSDMTGQPDFKVETLARELDRSSPRYIVLQRSNGDSFSGWRASEAFQATPLQALVGSRYREETEIGDFVLYRRLDDRGE